One part of the Bacteroidota bacterium genome encodes these proteins:
- a CDS encoding IS4 family transposase: protein MKKPNYIIDFEGELSDKRLEDRARKVVSALVISRTSSVHGSTLTEADQKGFYRFLDNENVSEAELISSLTKRCKRNVQGKDVLVIQDSSSYGLGHLKESIEEDSGLGLVGNKMGLGFLTHISLVLDAQTEDLLGYSDVQLWHRKEDKSNNTTRIYKQQPIEEKESYKWIKASESSKAILSEAATITIIEDREGDIYDQFCTVPDDRTDLIIRSRSDRKLADGSSMDETIKKSKSLGQLSIPIIKDLRKQKIARIAQAEIKVCKVELERPHGKYINKELPKSKELFVVNVQEKSNVKIKDPIHWRILTTIEVRTGEDAEKIIERYKQRWYIEQLFRLTKKQGFKIEQTQLKNGWGIRKLYLLVLASALKVMQLYLAYGVEKASP from the coding sequence ATGAAGAAACCAAATTATATAATTGATTTCGAAGGCGAACTGAGCGATAAAAGGTTAGAAGACAGGGCAAGAAAGGTTGTTTCAGCCTTAGTAATTTCTCGAACAAGTTCTGTTCACGGTAGCACGTTAACTGAAGCTGATCAAAAAGGGTTTTACAGGTTTTTGGATAATGAAAACGTTAGTGAGGCAGAGCTCATCAGTTCTCTAACGAAACGATGTAAAAGAAATGTTCAAGGAAAAGATGTATTAGTAATTCAAGATAGTAGTTCTTATGGTTTAGGGCATCTAAAGGAAAGCATAGAAGAAGATAGCGGTTTAGGATTAGTTGGCAACAAAATGGGGTTAGGCTTTTTAACTCATATTAGCTTGGTACTTGATGCCCAAACTGAAGATTTGTTGGGCTATTCCGATGTACAATTATGGCATCGAAAAGAAGATAAGTCAAACAATACAACACGGATTTATAAGCAACAACCCATTGAAGAAAAGGAGTCCTATAAGTGGATAAAAGCGAGTGAAAGCTCAAAAGCTATATTATCAGAAGCAGCAACAATCACGATAATAGAAGATCGTGAAGGTGACATTTATGATCAGTTTTGCACTGTGCCGGATGACCGGACTGATTTAATAATTAGAAGCAGAAGTGACAGGAAACTTGCAGATGGAAGTTCAATGGATGAAACCATTAAAAAGTCAAAGTCGCTCGGTCAATTATCCATTCCGATAATTAAAGATTTAAGAAAACAAAAGATTGCAAGGATAGCACAAGCCGAAATTAAAGTATGCAAAGTAGAGTTAGAACGACCACATGGGAAATATATTAACAAGGAATTACCAAAGTCAAAAGAGTTATTTGTAGTAAATGTTCAGGAAAAAAGTAATGTAAAAATAAAGGATCCGATACACTGGCGAATTCTCACTACAATTGAAGTACGAACAGGTGAAGATGCAGAGAAAATCATTGAACGTTATAAACAAAGATGGTATATTGAACAGTTGTTTCGATTGACTAAGAAGCAAGGATTTAAAATAGAGCAAACCCAACTTAAAAATGGATGGGGTATTAGAAAACTCTATCTGTTGGTGTTGGCATCTGCACTAAAAGTGATGCAACTCTACCTTGCATATGGAGTGGAAAAAGCCAGCCCATAA
- a CDS encoding T9SS type A sorting domain-containing protein: protein MNHFVSFLKKTLFQSALKFLACVILLLFFYASLFAGNYSWNGTTNNNWATTTNWSPNGTPGANDTITINSGKPNLELDQDRTVNRIVQNGSTIDLDTNQLYVTQRASFNGGDVIGESLKLRGTYVYFQGTDFNCTLDVVVGQIKFSGGTFDQTGSFEQNGGASGWGAGGCVFNDSVTIKNSGATYLRMGETTGDIFNDKVTFISSGVYALQLSYGDTSRYNGNVFINCTGNGGLSFCAGTNAAAIIGAGKTLSAGSSGLTAGVITLKNIVQSDSTTQSIVTTGTSTLSMQGCSITGAITVSTPSLLVKTSTFYNAATFTKTGNATNHWEGGNVFYGTTTINNNTTGSGILRMALQTGDVYAEDVTFNTSTGYIQVAFADTSTFGGDVTTNNSKVGFSSGSGLLQFNGGEDQALTTAAIISAQKFMLTKPGGLLTTNRQITIDSVLTLNGGILSTDSLITLKAPAIVNGGSIVSHIDGPVKKIGNTGFVFPVGDQGQWNPIEISAPTQTTDAFTARFYLEGQPYGSAADTTIRLLNTCSYWNLTRTTGSSNVNVSLYWDSIACGLYDTTGLIVAAWNGSAWKNVGKEGITGNVMSGKVKSLTLTNYYEAFTWGLTPALGQPGIIPINPALNISSSDPSWNHIISEDYFGYNGSSVLDEGQYWSDLSSNAVLLHNGISSIRHNGGTNGNYWDWRTGWFIPENELPNDWFYLKRSNKKPFPDLLPDGTFVNEMQYFKICNDAVAGRPIFQFNNLTSGFNYELASLYRAHELNLPVRYVELGNEFYLNDEQYKEVFPSSFDYINYANAYTDALKSIVPFAAIQVAVVGSSFSENSAGRRSLWLETILSNIHNVTHRPDAITIHEYYSSGLNEPVLSTFGNANIGKMFIKPFNKGDDLIANELKAVNDRSTALSLNPPLEVWLTEYNMNDDASSNVGTWAHGLFNAIQTLKYLESPLITHLSSHAMTSDAVYGNIFESDHGFSNLTAGQLPFNIGNPATFLTTKYGFTASGAAQNEIALAMKGANVVAHRIDFSGDATDIGNISYYEANGSLTTSINLLNLYGWSFEKEEGFEAIILNLGNLEYDISDACSLGIFSTSSNCPQSIVQLKAIDPTAGIGSIDILPVGSLKQDRLYTSGEIPIAIPNHVSIPPYSLTRIIYRNPGTITLRLTDDEICKGTTTSVLVQGANFNSTITLEVKQGSTTVYSNSISDSLFNLPTNLDPGTYTLFANDGSVTSDPVNLIIYPAMSVTAAITSGNNIPCLADQDITLTADINTTSTATYSYLWVPDKHILDNNPFQQSIVLDNENLTTQAYQVFVFDGQCWASSNLITFDRGPSSVDLGDDFTVCDNNVDFDLRAITTYAFVDNSLFHYRLLQDNTEIATGQLSDFNVPNPGVGNWTYRVEVWTDNGTISSEDCPIWDEVVVNVVACCSCSSAIALSPTPHVVVNEPVNNYADEGELIDQAMALGNDFTVFPSNGDATTVTITQDDPAYSICINGEFWIRNANRGSNNLETLVLQKCTLRLGENGKIKIRGRVKLVFKGCLVESCNGTTMWDGVYSDITNQAIKEPEIEITDYISTRTIIRHARNAVVLRRDSPFMIEKCDFDNNYVDVLMEKYNKSMSQDRSGNGVNAFSQKNYIRSCSFSKTGALLAPYTGIQKLAGIRLRDVERVVIGDSSMHSSVSANTFSNASYGIMGYNAGFECYNNTFSNINYDVDGTSAEEKHKGSCIYSYSASDYNDRKTIIGCKNFNAGAPASHKNIFTSSVNGIVSVGEMNLKVFNNVFGSGSTNERLVNYGIWTHGSNKKSAYITRGNEFYDYYVGIRSFGIHPDGIYHIGFNNFFNAYIPNWSVVNSFQGTAIHMSNSYVPPSFIGQSEVPPINIYNNEIGQINDEAEIEPRIGIFTSNIYQPIIQNNNIYYFRAAQVSKPHSIGIWAQNCIAPRVAGNLILEHQNINQGYGANLIGMKFDRNINPCIGSQNITENLGYGLSFWDNNGQVALSTNQFTNCDNGVNLDWAEIGTQGDPDRTDDNGWTDRNVSPVLNRVNGLTLSNLPIRWYYQPTPAEFSPLPSGSVNATIINSPGNPPIDCPIIQNVASRNQTFGYVIGDSARYEENYQPSFSYSAKMITHKTLKRDTSLMYMDDETDESFIDFYNAMSQSNIEKYDSVALLITQGEFAVAAALLAGIEDTNDQETFLTNFYTLYLTKIVYDSLLSNADSSLLIEIAYSHSLLYGDAVYLARNALFLEIHDETLESNLRRAVFRKQPIERNLSAQPNPASERTQIKMNAEDYSGRMQLLDGHGRLIIDRNLQNGWLDVKSLNPGVYFIKIPEEDSSSILCKLVIIR, encoded by the coding sequence ATGAATCATTTCGTCTCTTTCTTAAAAAAGACCTTGTTCCAAAGTGCTTTGAAATTTCTTGCTTGTGTAATTCTTTTGTTGTTCTTTTATGCTTCATTATTCGCGGGCAACTACTCCTGGAACGGAACGACTAATAATAACTGGGCCACAACCACCAACTGGTCACCCAATGGTACTCCCGGGGCTAACGACACCATCACCATCAATTCCGGAAAACCGAATCTTGAACTGGATCAGGATCGAACTGTGAACAGGATTGTTCAGAATGGAAGTACTATCGATTTAGACACCAACCAACTTTATGTGACCCAAAGAGCCAGCTTTAACGGGGGTGATGTCATAGGAGAGTCATTAAAATTACGGGGCACATACGTATATTTTCAAGGAACCGATTTTAATTGTACCTTAGATGTTGTGGTAGGACAAATAAAGTTTTCCGGCGGTACATTTGACCAGACCGGTTCCTTCGAGCAAAACGGAGGGGCCAGCGGTTGGGGTGCGGGCGGCTGTGTTTTTAATGATTCAGTAACTATTAAAAACTCGGGGGCTACCTATCTCCGTATGGGAGAAACTACCGGTGATATCTTTAACGACAAGGTTACTTTTATCAGTTCCGGCGTGTATGCCTTGCAATTGTCGTATGGCGATACCAGCAGGTACAATGGAAATGTATTTATTAATTGCACCGGCAATGGCGGCCTTAGCTTTTGTGCAGGAACCAATGCTGCTGCTATCATCGGTGCGGGGAAGACACTTTCAGCAGGAAGCAGTGGATTGACAGCCGGAGTGATTACACTTAAAAATATTGTGCAATCCGATTCAACCACCCAATCCATCGTCACTACCGGCACCAGTACATTAAGTATGCAGGGCTGTTCAATTACCGGGGCAATTACTGTTTCCACCCCGAGTCTGTTGGTGAAGACCAGTACTTTTTACAATGCAGCCACTTTCACTAAAACCGGTAATGCTACCAATCATTGGGAAGGCGGTAATGTGTTTTATGGAACCACCACCATCAACAACAATACTACCGGATCAGGTATACTGCGCATGGCATTGCAGACGGGTGATGTGTACGCGGAAGATGTGACTTTTAATACCAGCACAGGCTATATTCAGGTGGCCTTTGCCGATACCAGTACTTTTGGCGGAGATGTGACCACTAACAATTCAAAAGTGGGCTTCAGTTCAGGCAGCGGACTTCTGCAATTTAACGGAGGCGAAGATCAGGCCCTGACCACAGCAGCCATCATTTCTGCTCAGAAATTCATGTTAACAAAACCGGGCGGCCTGCTCACCACCAACCGACAAATTACCATCGATAGTGTACTCACCCTTAACGGAGGAATACTAAGTACCGATTCGCTTATCACATTAAAAGCACCGGCAATTGTAAATGGTGGCAGTATCGTGAGCCATATTGACGGACCCGTGAAAAAAATCGGGAATACGGGATTTGTTTTTCCAGTGGGAGATCAGGGGCAATGGAACCCCATTGAAATTTCAGCACCAACTCAAACTACGGATGCATTCACCGCCCGTTTCTATCTGGAAGGACAACCCTATGGTAGTGCAGCAGATACCACCATTCGTTTATTAAATACATGTAGTTATTGGAATTTAACCCGCACAACAGGCTCTAGTAATGTAAATGTGTCGCTTTACTGGGACAGTATTGCCTGCGGTTTATACGATACAACAGGTTTAATTGTAGCTGCATGGAACGGATCAGCCTGGAAAAATGTAGGTAAAGAAGGTATCACCGGAAATGTGATGTCAGGAAAAGTCAAGAGTCTTACGCTGACGAATTACTATGAAGCTTTTACTTGGGGCTTAACTCCGGCGCTGGGTCAACCTGGCATTATTCCCATCAATCCTGCCTTGAATATTAGTTCTTCTGATCCATCGTGGAATCATATCATCTCTGAAGATTATTTTGGATACAATGGTTCCAGTGTATTAGATGAAGGACAATATTGGTCTGATCTTTCTTCCAACGCTGTTTTATTGCATAATGGAATCAGCAGCATTCGGCATAATGGCGGAACCAATGGTAATTACTGGGATTGGCGAACAGGATGGTTTATTCCGGAAAATGAACTGCCCAATGATTGGTTTTACCTGAAACGATCGAATAAAAAACCGTTTCCTGATTTACTTCCCGATGGAACTTTTGTAAATGAGATGCAGTATTTTAAAATATGTAATGATGCGGTTGCCGGGCGACCCATTTTCCAATTCAACAATCTGACATCAGGCTTTAACTACGAACTGGCCAGCCTTTACAGAGCGCATGAGTTGAATCTACCGGTCAGGTATGTAGAACTTGGGAATGAATTTTATTTAAATGACGAGCAATACAAAGAAGTTTTTCCTTCTTCCTTCGATTACATTAACTATGCTAATGCATATACAGATGCTTTAAAAAGCATTGTACCTTTCGCAGCTATTCAGGTGGCAGTTGTTGGATCATCATTCAGTGAAAACTCAGCCGGACGTAGATCACTCTGGTTGGAAACTATTCTCTCAAATATCCATAATGTAACACACCGTCCTGATGCCATCACCATTCATGAATATTATTCCAGCGGACTAAATGAACCGGTACTATCCACATTTGGGAATGCAAACATTGGCAAAATGTTTATTAAGCCTTTTAATAAAGGAGATGATCTCATTGCAAATGAACTGAAGGCTGTTAATGACAGAAGTACAGCTTTAAGTTTGAATCCGCCTTTAGAAGTCTGGCTCACCGAATACAATATGAATGATGATGCCAGTAGTAATGTAGGAACATGGGCGCATGGATTGTTCAATGCGATTCAAACATTGAAGTATTTGGAATCACCGCTAATTACTCATCTGAGCTCACATGCAATGACGTCTGACGCGGTATATGGAAATATTTTTGAATCTGATCATGGATTCTCAAATCTTACAGCAGGACAACTTCCCTTTAATATTGGAAATCCAGCAACCTTTCTAACAACAAAGTATGGCTTTACAGCTTCCGGTGCCGCACAAAACGAGATCGCACTGGCTATGAAAGGTGCAAATGTGGTAGCCCATCGGATTGACTTTAGTGGTGATGCGACTGATATAGGAAATATAAGCTACTATGAAGCAAATGGAAGTTTGACTACGAGTATTAATTTGCTGAATTTATACGGATGGTCATTTGAAAAAGAGGAAGGCTTTGAAGCCATCATCTTAAATTTGGGCAATCTTGAATACGATATATCAGATGCTTGTAGCCTCGGCATTTTTTCAACTTCATCCAATTGCCCTCAGAGCATAGTTCAATTAAAAGCGATAGATCCCACAGCAGGGATAGGTTCCATTGATATTTTACCTGTTGGCAGCCTTAAGCAAGATAGATTGTATACTTCAGGAGAAATTCCAATTGCCATTCCTAATCATGTCTCCATTCCACCTTACTCGCTTACCCGAATCATCTACAGAAATCCCGGTACAATCACACTGCGTTTAACCGATGATGAAATCTGTAAAGGGACAACTACCTCTGTACTGGTTCAAGGAGCAAATTTTAATTCAACTATTACATTGGAGGTAAAACAAGGATCTACAACCGTTTATTCTAATAGCATTTCTGATTCACTCTTCAATCTTCCTACTAACCTGGATCCGGGTACATATACCCTTTTCGCCAATGATGGCAGTGTCACATCCGATCCTGTAAATTTAATTATTTATCCGGCAATGAGTGTAACTGCAGCTATTACTTCAGGAAATAACATTCCTTGTTTAGCAGATCAGGATATCACTTTAACTGCTGATATCAATACTACCAGCACTGCTACTTATTCCTACCTGTGGGTTCCTGATAAACATATACTCGATAATAATCCTTTTCAACAAAGTATAGTATTGGATAATGAAAACCTGACTACACAAGCCTATCAGGTTTTTGTATTTGATGGTCAATGCTGGGCAAGTAGTAATTTGATCACTTTTGACAGAGGGCCTTCTAGTGTTGATTTAGGTGATGATTTCACGGTTTGTGACAATAATGTAGATTTTGATTTGCGAGCGATAACTACTTATGCTTTTGTTGACAATAGTCTATTTCATTACAGGTTACTTCAAGACAATACAGAAATCGCAACCGGTCAACTTTCTGATTTTAACGTTCCGAATCCCGGAGTTGGCAATTGGACATATAGGGTGGAAGTATGGACGGACAATGGTACAATTAGCTCCGAAGATTGCCCCATCTGGGATGAAGTAGTTGTAAATGTAGTAGCTTGCTGCAGTTGCTCCAGTGCAATTGCATTAAGTCCTACTCCTCATGTTGTCGTGAATGAACCTGTTAACAATTATGCTGATGAGGGTGAGTTAATAGATCAGGCGATGGCATTAGGGAATGATTTTACTGTATTTCCTTCAAATGGCGATGCAACTACCGTCACAATAACTCAAGATGATCCTGCCTATAGTATCTGCATCAACGGTGAATTTTGGATCAGGAATGCTAATCGAGGATCCAACAACTTAGAAACGCTGGTTCTACAGAAATGTACGCTCCGATTGGGAGAAAATGGTAAAATAAAAATAAGAGGCAGAGTAAAACTGGTATTCAAAGGCTGCCTGGTTGAATCCTGCAATGGCACCACCATGTGGGATGGTGTCTATTCAGATATTACCAACCAGGCGATAAAAGAGCCTGAAATTGAAATAACAGATTATATCTCCACACGCACGATCATACGCCACGCCAGAAATGCCGTTGTGCTACGAAGGGATTCACCATTTATGATTGAAAAGTGTGATTTTGATAATAATTATGTGGATGTGCTCATGGAGAAGTATAATAAATCCATGAGCCAGGACAGATCTGGCAATGGGGTGAATGCCTTTTCTCAAAAAAACTATATTAGAAGTTGCAGTTTTTCAAAAACAGGCGCCTTGTTAGCCCCTTATACCGGCATCCAAAAACTGGCCGGAATCCGCTTACGTGATGTAGAACGTGTTGTGATTGGGGACAGTTCCATGCACTCAAGTGTTTCGGCGAATACTTTTTCCAATGCGAGCTATGGTATTATGGGGTACAATGCCGGTTTTGAGTGTTATAATAATACATTCAGCAATATAAATTATGATGTTGATGGAACGTCGGCAGAAGAAAAACATAAAGGATCCTGCATTTATTCCTACTCCGCCAGCGATTACAACGATCGTAAAACGATAATCGGCTGCAAGAATTTCAATGCAGGAGCACCGGCATCGCATAAAAATATTTTTACTTCATCTGTTAATGGCATTGTTTCAGTTGGAGAGATGAATCTGAAGGTGTTTAATAATGTGTTTGGTAGTGGTAGTACCAATGAACGACTTGTAAATTATGGAATATGGACACATGGTAGTAATAAAAAATCTGCTTACATCACTCGCGGAAATGAGTTTTATGATTACTATGTTGGCATCAGGAGTTTTGGGATTCATCCGGATGGTATCTATCATATAGGATTTAATAATTTTTTCAACGCCTATATCCCAAATTGGAGTGTAGTGAATTCTTTTCAGGGTACAGCTATTCATATGTCGAATAGTTATGTACCACCATCTTTTATTGGTCAATCAGAAGTTCCTCCAATTAATATTTACAACAATGAAATTGGACAAATAAATGATGAAGCTGAAATTGAACCAAGAATAGGGATTTTCACCTCTAATATTTATCAACCTATCATCCAAAACAACAATATTTATTATTTCAGAGCAGCACAGGTGTCTAAACCGCATAGCATTGGTATCTGGGCACAAAACTGTATTGCACCAAGAGTAGCAGGGAATTTAATTTTGGAGCACCAAAATATTAATCAAGGTTATGGTGCTAACCTCATTGGTATGAAGTTCGACCGAAATATTAATCCTTGTATTGGCAGCCAAAATATTACAGAGAATTTAGGCTACGGATTAAGTTTTTGGGACAATAACGGTCAGGTGGCCTTATCTACCAATCAATTTACAAACTGCGACAATGGCGTAAATTTAGACTGGGCAGAAATTGGCACTCAAGGTGACCCCGACAGAACCGATGACAATGGATGGACGGACAGAAATGTAAGTCCTGTACTTAACAGGGTGAATGGTCTTACTCTAAGTAATCTTCCGATTCGATGGTATTATCAACCTACACCTGCCGAATTTTCACCATTGCCTAGTGGTAGTGTAAACGCAACAATAATAAATTCACCCGGAAATCCTCCGATCGATTGCCCCATTATTCAAAATGTAGCCTCACGCAACCAGACATTCGGATATGTTATTGGCGACTCCGCCCGCTATGAGGAGAACTATCAGCCTAGTTTTAGCTATAGTGCAAAAATGATTACCCATAAAACACTGAAACGGGATACTTCACTTATGTATATGGATGATGAAACGGATGAATCGTTTATCGATTTTTACAATGCGATGAGTCAAAGCAATATTGAGAAATACGATTCCGTTGCGCTTTTAATTACACAAGGTGAGTTTGCTGTTGCTGCTGCATTACTGGCAGGTATTGAAGATACCAATGACCAGGAAACCTTCCTTACAAATTTTTATACACTCTACCTGACAAAAATTGTGTACGATTCTTTGCTGAGTAACGCAGATAGTTCATTGCTCATTGAAATAGCTTATTCACATTCACTACTTTATGGAGATGCTGTTTATTTGGCCCGTAACGCATTGTTTCTGGAAATACATGATGAAACACTCGAAAGCAATTTAAGAAGAGCTGTTTTTAGAAAACAACCGATTGAAAGAAATTTATCAGCTCAACCAAATCCGGCTTCTGAACGAACTCAAATAAAAATGAATGCTGAAGATTATTCAGGCAGAATGCAATTGCTGGATGGACATGGCCGGTTGATAATAGATCGAAACCTCCAAAATGGATGGTTAGACGTAAAGAGTTTGAATCCTGGAGTTTACTTTATAAAAATACCTGAAGAAGACTCTTCTTCGATACTATGCAAACTGGTTATTATCCGATAA
- a CDS encoding DUF2238 domain-containing protein — MPFTIAISKTRVPFGQNIWLKLFLVVFGLIWISTFVGTTDMSNWILENVLVFLFLPFLIITYKRYQFSDVSYLLFCIYLCLHVYGSKYTYAENPFGYWLQEAFNSSRNHYDRIVHFSFGFLLAYPMREMFLRWLSYPKWVSWVLPIEITLSISAFYELIEWAVADVFFKAQGDAYLGTQGDVWDAQKDIMLAFSGAILATTIVTVVKRVFNVYEK, encoded by the coding sequence ATGCCCTTCACTATTGCCATCTCCAAAACACGTGTTCCTTTCGGACAAAACATCTGGCTAAAACTATTTCTAGTGGTCTTCGGCTTAATCTGGATCAGCACATTTGTTGGCACCACGGATATGAGCAACTGGATTCTCGAGAACGTGCTGGTCTTTCTCTTTCTCCCCTTTCTGATCATCACCTACAAACGCTACCAGTTCAGCGATGTCAGCTATCTGCTGTTTTGTATTTATCTCTGCCTGCACGTGTACGGATCAAAATACACGTATGCCGAAAATCCTTTTGGCTACTGGTTACAGGAAGCATTCAACAGCTCACGAAACCATTACGACCGAATTGTACATTTTAGTTTCGGATTTCTGTTGGCGTATCCCATGCGGGAGATGTTTTTACGCTGGTTGTCCTATCCGAAATGGGTGTCGTGGGTATTGCCCATCGAAATCACCTTATCCATCAGCGCCTTCTATGAGTTAATAGAATGGGCCGTAGCCGATGTCTTCTTCAAAGCACAGGGCGATGCCTATCTCGGCACACAAGGAGATGTCTGGGATGCACAAAAAGACATCATGCTGGCCTTCTCGGGTGCCATACTTGCGACAACAATTGTGACCGTGGTGAAAAGAGTTTTTAATGTGTATGAGAAGTAG
- a CDS encoding T9SS type A sorting domain-containing protein: MRKVVIIVLLLLTSACLYAQKYKRDVWCFGDSTGIDWTNPSNPSTFISMNRGRSGTVSLCDSSNQLLIYGGFYANGLTSQIKCRVNNRFHTKVENGDSIFLEEWYHSLILIPKPGNDSVAFLFTNIVVNALDPYGLYYSIINYKANNDSGIVTQKNIQLNNLPAFDGLAALKHGNGRDWWVVFKEYDPTPPYTLTSKFYIYLVNETGPALHHTQTVVTVFSDGGGHSLFNIDGSKFYLCTWGGVIEYFDFDRCTGLFSNPVVIEPTRSAQPYPFYNSLALSPDETKLYVSAFSQLSSLGGTDSLYQFDLTAANISASKTHIYGAPNTYIGLGGLRKAPDNKIYLAAAYENYYPYQDTSYNVYNTHLSVVNQPDSLGLACDFQPFSFYLGGARTYYGLPNNPDYELGSWVGSPCDTLSVGVDDNVTEQQTFFQAWYNSEWNMIHVNASKLKGRAGSLRLFDMEGRLVYEKKIEVIAGGYVTGEIPMNGVAKGVYLVNLISDSESASSKIIKF, from the coding sequence ATGAGAAAAGTTGTCATAATTGTCCTCTTACTTTTAACCTCCGCTTGTTTGTATGCCCAAAAATACAAAAGGGATGTATGGTGCTTTGGTGATTCGACTGGAATTGATTGGACAAATCCTTCAAATCCTTCTACATTTATTTCAATGAACAGAGGAAGAAGCGGAACGGTAAGTTTATGTGATAGTTCTAATCAATTATTAATCTATGGAGGATTCTATGCAAATGGATTAACTTCACAAATAAAATGTAGGGTTAACAACAGATTTCATACTAAAGTTGAGAATGGCGACTCAATCTTTTTAGAGGAATGGTACCATTCTTTAATTTTAATTCCAAAACCAGGTAATGATTCTGTAGCATTTTTATTCACAAATATTGTTGTAAATGCATTAGATCCTTACGGTCTATATTATTCAATTATAAATTATAAAGCGAACAATGATTCCGGAATTGTTACCCAAAAAAATATACAACTAAACAACCTGCCGGCATTTGATGGTTTAGCTGCTTTAAAGCATGGAAACGGCCGGGATTGGTGGGTAGTATTTAAAGAATACGACCCTACACCTCCTTACACTTTAACCAGTAAGTTTTATATTTATTTGGTTAATGAAACCGGGCCTGCACTTCATCATACACAAACAGTAGTTACTGTCTTTAGTGATGGAGGTGGGCATTCACTTTTTAATATAGATGGCTCTAAATTTTACTTGTGTACTTGGGGGGGCGTTATAGAGTACTTTGACTTTGACAGATGCACCGGACTATTTTCCAACCCTGTAGTAATTGAACCAACAAGAAGCGCTCAGCCTTATCCTTTTTATAATTCATTGGCATTATCTCCTGATGAAACAAAGCTATATGTGTCTGCTTTTTCTCAATTAAGCTCATTAGGAGGAACGGATTCTTTGTACCAGTTTGATTTAACAGCGGCTAATATTTCAGCCAGTAAAACACATATTTATGGAGCTCCTAATACCTATATTGGATTGGGAGGATTAAGAAAAGCACCGGACAATAAAATTTATCTTGCCGCAGCATATGAGAATTATTACCCATATCAGGACACCTCCTACAATGTCTATAACACCCACCTCTCCGTAGTCAACCAACCCGATTCACTCGGCCTCGCCTGCGATTTTCAGCCCTTTAGCTTTTACCTTGGTGGTGCCAGAACCTATTACGGTCTCCCCAACAATCCCGATTACGAACTCGGTTCGTGGGTGGGTTCGCCTTGTGATACGCTGAGCGTTGGGGTGGATGATAATGTAACGGAGCAGCAAACGTTCTTTCAAGCCTGGTATAATAGTGAGTGGAATATGATTCACGTCAACGCTTCTAAACTCAAAGGAAGAGCGGGGAGTTTACGGTTGTTTGATATGGAGGGAAGGTTGGTGTACGAGAAGAAAATTGAGGTGATTGCTGGAGGGTATGTGACGGGAGAGATACCGATGAATGGGGTGGCGAAGGGGGTTTATCTGGTGAATTTAATTTCCGATTCGGAAAGTGCCTCATCCAAGATTATTAAATTTTAG
- a CDS encoding GNAT family N-acetyltransferase, producing the protein MNILLNTTRLFLRELNENDAPFIVELLNTEGWLRYIGDRHVHTIADAVKYIHNGPVSSYQKYGYGLYLVALKETETPVGICGLIRRDHWEETDIGFAFLPQFTGKGYAMEAAAAVLADGKERHHLERIIAITLEENKASIRLLEKLGLSYEKRIIYENTGEELLQYAIQFHPGSEVS; encoded by the coding sequence ATGAACATCCTCTTAAATACCACCCGACTTTTTCTTCGCGAATTGAACGAAAATGATGCGCCCTTCATAGTAGAACTTTTAAACACCGAAGGATGGCTGCGTTACATTGGCGACCGGCATGTTCACACAATAGCGGATGCGGTAAAGTACATTCACAACGGACCCGTAAGCAGTTATCAAAAATATGGGTATGGACTGTATCTTGTTGCATTGAAAGAAACAGAAACACCCGTGGGCATTTGTGGATTAATCCGGCGTGATCACTGGGAAGAGACGGATATCGGATTTGCTTTTCTTCCACAATTTACGGGAAAGGGTTATGCGATGGAAGCCGCTGCAGCAGTCCTTGCTGATGGAAAAGAAAGACATCATTTAGAAAGAATCATTGCAATCACCCTGGAAGAAAACAAGGCTTCTATCCGGCTTCTGGAAAAGCTCGGCTTGTCCTATGAAAAGCGTATCATCTATGAAAATACCGGTGAAGAATTATTGCAATATGCCATACAATTTCATCCCGGGAGCGAAGTAAGCTAA